One Buchnera aphidicola (Anoecia corni) genomic region harbors:
- the truA gene encoding tRNA pseudouridine(38-40) synthase TruA, giving the protein MKIALGIEYNGKNYHGWQNQKEVITIQETLEKAISYIANQKIKVICAGRTDTGVHSSGQIIHFQTTSKRTEKAWTIGVNSKLPNDISVCWIKKVPNNFHARYSATSRQYQYIINNSILRSALLNDYSYHFFKPLNEKKMHYSGQYLIGEHDFTSFRSTYCQSKSPYRKIMNLSVSRFKNLIIINIQANSFLQHMVRNIVGSLIEVGTNKKPENWIQKVLKKKNRRLAGITAKSSGLNLIYVNYPIKFNFIKNKKPQFVL; this is encoded by the coding sequence ATGAAAATTGCTTTAGGTATCGAATATAACGGAAAAAATTATCATGGGTGGCAAAACCAAAAAGAAGTAATAACCATTCAAGAAACATTAGAAAAAGCTATTAGTTACATTGCTAATCAAAAAATAAAAGTAATTTGTGCTGGAAGAACAGATACTGGGGTACATAGTTCTGGTCAAATAATTCACTTCCAAACAACATCAAAAAGAACAGAAAAAGCATGGACTATTGGAGTCAATTCTAAATTACCTAATGATATTTCTGTCTGTTGGATAAAAAAAGTTCCAAATAATTTTCATGCACGTTATAGTGCCACATCTCGTCAATATCAATATATTATTAATAATAGTATACTACGATCAGCTTTACTAAATGATTATTCTTATCATTTTTTTAAACCATTAAATGAAAAAAAAATGCATTACTCAGGACAATATTTAATAGGAGAACACGATTTTACTAGTTTTCGTTCTACATATTGCCAATCTAAAAGTCCTTATAGAAAAATAATGAATCTATCAGTATCTAGATTTAAAAATTTAATAATTATTAATATACAAGCAAATTCATTTTTACAACATATGGTAAGAAATATAGTCGGTTCTTTAATTGAAGTAGGAACTAATAAAAAACCTGAAAATTGGATACAAAAAGTTTTAAAAAAAAAAAATAGAAGATTAGCAGGGATAACAGCAAAATCTTCTGGACTAAACTTAATTTATGTTAATTATCCAATAAAATTTAATTTTATTAAAAATAAAAAACCACAATTTGTACTATAA